CTTTTCGCTGACACAGGCGAGGTCAGGGAGGAGAACTCCTTGCTGATGGGTGCCGGTTCCTCTCCCGGTGGTGCTCAGCCAAAAGCCTGGGTTCGGGACGACGACGGATCCATGCTGCTGGCAAAGTTCCCGAAGACATCGGACGTCGGCAATGTGCAACTGTGGGAAATGGTGGCCATCAGGCTGCAGCAGCGGGCTGGCATCAGGGTCGCCGAGTCACGGCTCATGCCACTTTCGGAATTTTCCCATATCTTCCTCACCCGGCGGTTTGATCGCGACGGTGACCGGCGCATCCCGTACATGAGTGTGCGCACGGCTCTCCAACTCGACACGTACTCACACCCTGATTACGTGAAAATCGCCTCGGAAGTGGCACATATCTCTGCAGAACCTGTTCAGGATGCCAACGAGATGTTCAGCAGAGCCGCTCTCATCGCTATGGTCAACAACACCGATGACCACATGAGAAACCACGGGCTCCTGCGAACCAAGAGAGGCTGGCGCCTGTCACCGTCGTTCGACGTGAACCCGGTGCCGGCAGGTACATCAGATACGCCGCTCACCCCACAGGGCGGGCTATTCGATAGGGACGTTCGGGATCTGGTGGACTTCTCCGATGCTTTTCGGCTGACCAGGGACGCGGCCATTGCTCGGCTGCAGCAGGTCGCCACTGCCGTGTCTCACTGGCGGGACGAGGCCCTCAGCTTGGGAGCTGAACCTGATTCCCTTGCCTACATGACCAAAGCCTTCGAAGGTGAGAATGCCAAGCGGGTGGCGTCGTTGGCTCCTGCCCCGGCCGTGCTGGACATGGGCGGATCATCCACGATCCACAGATTCCTCTCGCCTTGAGCTCTCCCTAAGCCCCTACCGTCTTCAGGTAGTTCCGGATCCCGTCCACCACCATCTGGTGGTCTTCATCGGACGTCAGCCCGGATACGGTGATCGCGCCGATCACGCCTGCTCCGCGGACGCGTATGGGGAACGATCCTCCTGCCAAGGTGTAGTCCTCATGCGCAAGCCAGCCACCACCCAAAGGGCTATGACCGCGGGCAGAAAACTGCTCGGACAACAACGCCGTGCTGTGCTCAAACCTCAGCACGGAAGCAGACTTGCGGCGGATCCACTCCTCTTGGTCTGAGGTGGCTCCCGGCAAGACGCAGCGGAAGAGCACGATGTTGTGGCGGCGGATATCGATCGCCACGCCAAACCCGGACGCGATGGCGTGGTTGGCGATCAGCGAGCCCAGCCGCCAGGCGTCGTGGTTGTCGAACGATGCAAAGACCAGCTCTTCTTCCTGCTCGCTGAGTTCAGCGTGGCGCGGTGACTCAGACATTGTTCATTTTCCTTCCACTACAGCGTCAGCCTCGTAGCTCAGCCCGATCTGGCGGCGGATCTCATCCATCGCAGCCATGATGGCCACGGTCTCACCCGGCGGCAAGATGGTTCCGGCGGTCTCTCCTGCACGGATCAGGCGTTCCAGCTCAGCAGCTTGGAACTGCATTCCGCGGCTGCTGACGGGCTGGTCATACCGTTCAACAACACTGCCATCAACAGCATGAACCGTGAACGGCACCGGGTTGTACCAGGTGTGTTCAATGTCGATCCAGCCATGAGTGCCGATCACCATGGCGCGGTTGGCGCTGGCCGCATCGAGTTCGCAGTCCACCAAAGCCTGCGCACCGCCGTCGTAATCAAAAATCGCCGCCGTTTGGCGGTCCACGCCGGTGGCCGACATAGTGGCGCTGGCACGGATTGCGGCCGGGGTGCCGAGGATGTCAAACGCGAAGGAGATCGGGTAGATGCCCAGGTCCAGCAGTGCTCCACCGCCGAGTGCGGGATCGTTGAGCCGGTGTGCAGGGTCCTGGGGGAGGCTCTGGTTGTGGCTGGCCACCACCTTGCGGACCTCTCCGATGGTGCCGGCAGCGATGATGTCGCGAATGCGGATCATGTGGGGGAGGAACCGGGTCCACATCGCTTCCAGGGCGACGAGGCCCTTTGACTCGGCCAGATCCACAATGTCTTGCGCTTCGCGAGCGTTCATGGTGAACGACTTCTCCACCAGCACGTGCTTGCCCGCGTTCAACGCCAGCAGCGCATTGGCGTGATGGAACGGGTGAGGCGTGGCGATGTACACCACGTCAATCAACGGGTCAGCCACCAGCTCCTCATAGCTGCCGTGCGCGGTGGCTATGCCGTACTGTTCGGCGAACCCTTTGCTCGAGTCCAGTGAACGGGACCCCACGGCCTGCACTGTGAAGCCGTTCTCCTTCAGGTCCTTCGTTTGGAGCCCGGCGATAAAACCGGTGCCGAGGATTCCCCAGCGGATTGTTCCATCGGAGGTGCCATTGCTGAGCGTCACGTGCTTAGTCCTTTGTTGAGTCAGAAATTGGGTACGCCACCAACGCAAAGCGCACGGAATCCGGCGACCAGCTGTTGACGTTGAGGGTACCTTGGCCGCCGAAAAGTGGCCATGTATGGAGGGGAGTGGTCCAGTCCTCGGTCGAAACAAGGACGACGTCGACCGGCAAGTCGGCGGGGTGGCCTTCCGTTCCGGTAGAGCCACTTCCCATCCGGCGAGTACTCCGGGCCGTCGCAGTGACCGGACCCGACATCAACGCGGGCGATAGCGCCGCCGTCGGACGCTATGGTCATGAGGCGACCCGGCTGCGTAAAGTCGCCCGCCTCGATGCCCACGTAGGCCAGTTCCTTGCCGTCCGGGCTGACGCCGTGGAGGAAATGGAAAGAGCCGTCGTCGTCCGTGATCCTGGTGGCGGGGCCACCGGAAAGCGAGGCGCGGTAGATGTGGCCGTCGTTGGCGGAGAGGAAGATGCTCTCTCCATCAGGTGCCAGCACATGATCGTTATTGAGGTCAGGGATACCGGTGAGCGGAACTTCCACGGGATGACCACCGGTCACGTCCAGCGTCCACAGCTTTCCGTCCCCGTTGAGGACAAGCGCGTGGCCCGATCCCTTCGAAGTCAGGGTCCAGTTGGGTGCTTCGAAGAGTACGTCGTCAGTGCTGTAGAGCAGCTCGGCCTCGCCAGTTACCGACGCGACCCACACCTCGCAGCGCTGACCTGGTTGAAAGGTGCGGATCACGTCGGTTGGTCCTAGTCCTTGCTGCTGAAGGCGGCGTCGAAGGAGGTCTGTGAGGCGGGGAAGTCGAACATCTTCAGCGACGCGAGGGCTTCGGGGGCGCCGTGGAGGCGGTCCATGCCTGCGTCTTCCCATTCCACGCTGATGGGTCCGTTGTAGCCGATCGCGGTGAGGGCCCGGAAGGACGATTCCCAGGGCACGTCACCGCGTCCGGCGGAGACAAAGTCCCAGCCGCGGCGGGGGTCGCCCCAGGGCAGGTGCGAGCCCATCACGGTGTTCCGGCCGGTGGGGCGGAGCTTGGTGTCCTTGCAGTCCACGTGGTAAATCCGGTCCTTGAAGTCCCAGATGAAGGACACGGGGTCGATGCCTTGCCACATGAAGTGGGACGGGTCCCAGTTCAGGCCGAACGCTTCCCGGTGTCCGATCGCTTCGAGGGTCCGGACGGTGGTCCAGTAGTCGTAGGCGATTTCGGAGGGGTGGACTTCGTGGGCGAAGCGGACCCCTTGTTCGTCGAAGACGTCCAGGATGGGGTTCCACCGGTCGGCGAAGTCCTGGTAGCCGGCGTCGATGACTTTTTCGGGGACGGGCGGGAACATGGCGACGTATTGCCAGATGGAGGAGCCGGTGAACCCCACCACGGTGTCCACGCCCAGGGCGCGGGCGAGACGGGCGGTGTGTTTCATTTCTTCGGCGGCGCGTTGGCGGACACCTTCGGGTTCGCCGTCGCCCCACACACGGGATCCGACGATCGCTTCGTGGCGGAAGTCGATGGGGTCATCGCAGACGGCCTGGCCCTTGAGGTGGTTGGAGATGGCCCAGACCTTCAGGTTGTACTTCTCCAGGATGGCGAGTTTGGACTCGACGTAACCGGGCTCGTCCCAGCGCCAGGCGTCCAGGTGGTCTCCGGAGACGGCGATTTCCAGGCCGTCGTAGCCCCAGCCCGAGGCAAGGCGCGCGACTTCCTCGAAGGGAAGGTCGGCCCACTGGCCGGTGAACAGGGTGTACGGGCGGGGCATGTCAGGCTCCTTCAGTAGCGGTGCTGGTTGCCCTTGCGGACAGCTGGATCAGTGAGCTTTTAGCTGCGGCGGACTCTTCCACTGCGGCCAAGATCTGTTGGATGTTCAGGCCGTCCTCGAACGACGGCGACGGAGCAACACCTGTGGCGATGGCAGTCAGGAAGTCCCGGATCTGGTGCGTAAACGTGTGCTCCCAACCGATGATGTGCCCCTGCGGCCACCACGCTTCGAGGTAGGGGTGTTCGGGTTCGCTGACCAGGATCCGTCGGAATCCTTGCTCCCGGACGGGCACTGTGGTGTCCATGAACTTGAGTTCGTTGAGGTTTTCCAGATCGAACGTCAGCGATCCGAGCGAACCGTAGATTTCGAGCCTGAGGGAGTTCTTCTGGCCGGTCGCTACGCGGGAGGCTTCCACTGAGGCGATTGCTCCGGAGGCGAGCGTCAGATTGACCCAGGCGGCGTCGTCGACCGTGACATCCTCCAGCCCATCAGCGCCTGGGCGCTGATCAACAAAGGTCTGCAGGCGGCCGGATACCTCCGTGACGGGATCGTCCAGGAGGTACAGGATCTGGTCGATGGCGTGCGAGGCGATGTCGCCCAGCGCACCGGATCCGGCAGTTTCCTTGCGGAGGCGCCAGGTCATGGGGGACTTGGCGTCGGAGAGCCAGTCCTGCAGATAGGCGGCGCGGATGTGCCGGACGGTTCCGAGCCGGCCTTCGGCGATGAGTTCCCGGGCAAGGGCCAGGGCAGGGACGCGGCGGTAGTTGAAGCCGATCATGGACTGAACCCCTTGGGTCCGCGCAGAAATGGCTGCTGCGGTCATGGCTTCGGCTTCGGCGATGGTGTTGGCCAGCGGCTTCTCCACGAGGACGTGTTTCCCGGCGGCCAGCGCGGCGGTCGCGATTTCGGCGTGCATCCATCCCGGCGCGCAAATATCGACGATGTGGATGTCGTCCCGTTCAAGCACGGCACGCCAATCCGTGGCGGACTCGGCCCAGCCATATTTGGCGGCGGCCTCCGCGACGGCACCGGCGTCCCGGCCCACGAGCACTTTCTGCTCGAAGGCCGGGACGTCGAAGAAACTGCCCACGTTCCGCCACGCGTTCGAGTGGGCCTTGCCCATGAAGGCATAGCCGATTACCGCCACTCCCAGCGGGGAGGAGTTGGAAATAGTCATCAGGTTCCTCGCCGGTTCTAAAGGGTCGCGGTTTCGGGTGCCCAGTCCTCAGGGAGGGCAGCCGAGACGGGGGCGTTGCTGGTGACGTCCACGAACGTTCCCGATTCCACGGATTCGGCGATCGAGACCATGCTGTCCAGCACGTGGTAGGCGAGATCACCTGTGGCGCGGTGGGCGGTGCCGGCACGGAGGGCGCGGGCCATGTCCAGAACACCCAGGCCGCGGCCGTTGGCCGGACCCGTTGCAGGGATGATTTCCGGTTCTTCCGCTCCGGGACGCCAGAGCTTCAGGTCGCCGTCGAAATAGTTCGGATCCGGGAGGGACAGCGTCGCCTCTGAGCCGGTGATTTCCACGAAGCCCATCCGCAGGCGCGGGGACTCGAAACTGAACACGCTGTGCGAGGACTGGCCACCTTCGAACTGCGCCATCGCGGACACATGCGTGGGAACCTCGACGGCGAATTCCTCGCCCGCCTTGGGACCGGAACCAATGACGCGGGTCGCCTTGGCAGAGGAGCCGACGGCGGCCACCTTACGGATCGATCCGAAGGTCTGGATCAGCGCAGTGAGGTAGTACGGTCCCATGTCGAACAGCGGACCGGCGCCGTGCTGGAAAAGGAACGCCGGGTTCGGGTGCCAGGATTCCGGGCCGGGGGTTTGGAACGTGGTCATGCCGGTCAACGGCGTCCCGATGTCCCCACGTTCGATGATCCGGCGGGCCGTCTGCAAACCGGCTCCGAGGAACGTGTCCGGTGCGGTGCCCAGGCGGATGCCGGCGGCGTCTGCGGCCTTGAGCAGGCCAAGCCCGGACTCGCGGTCTAGCGAGAAGGGCTTCTCAGTCCAGACGTGCTTGCCCGCGTTCACCGCAGCCGTGGCAACCTCGACGTGCGCTGCCGGGATGGTCAGGTTCACGATGATTTCGACGTCGGGATGGTTCAGTGCCAGCTCGGGCGCACCAAACTCCGGGATTCCGTATTCCTTGGCCCGTGCTTCGGCGGCCTCGACGAAGAGGTCTGCGATCACCAGGACCTTCAGGTCCGGGAAGACCGTGAGGTTGTCCAGATACTGCTTGCTGATGTTGCCCGCGCCGATGACGGCGACACCAACCGGGCCTTTGCGGGTTGAAGGTGCGAAGCTCATGCGCCGGCCTCCCGGGAAACGGTGCCCTCGGCGGCGTTGGCGCTGGCAGCGGCGGTCAGGAATTGCAGGCTCTCGGTGATGCCTTGGAAGATGTCGCCGGAGTAGTCATCAAACTCCACGACGCCTACTTCCAGGGACTTGGCTGCGGCGATAACGTCCAGCACCGGAATGGTGCCCTGGCCTGCAGGCTGCTGTGCCTTGGTGTCTGTGTTACCCGGTCCGTCCTTGATATGGATGAGCTTCACGCGGTCACCCAAGCGGGCCAAGAGCTCCACGGGATCCTGGCCGCCGACCGCCACCCAGTACGTGTCCACTTCCAGGACAAGTTCCGGATCCAGCAGTCCTTCGAAGTATTCCAGGGCGGTCTTGCCCTCAATGGTGGACTCCAGCTCCCACGCGTGGTTGTGATAGCCCACCCGGATGCCGTACTCAGCGCCCTTTTTGGCTGCAGCGTTGAGCTTGGCTGCCGTGGCCTGGATGGTTTCGGCGTCCTGCCAATGCTCAGCCGGAAGGAAGGGATCGATGACGGTGGTGATGCCCAGTTCCTTGGCCGCTGCGAAAATCTGGTCCTGGTCCTGTGACAGCAGCGGCGCGTGGCCCGATGGAGCGGTGAGGCCGTTCTCCTTCAATGCAGCACCGAGTTCCTTGGCCGTGGCCACGAAGTTGTACGGCTCAACCTGCGTGAAACCAATCTCGGCAACCTTCTTGATGGTTCCCGGCAGGTCTTCCTGCAGAGCGTCCCGCAAGGTGTAGAGCTGGATCGAGTAAGACATTGGTTTCCTTTTCCGGAGAGGGCTGTTCAGGAATATTGGCGAGATGGCGTCAGTCTAGTGAGCGCACTCATTTCAGCCTAGAGGGACTTTTGCCGAGCGTCTAGCAAAAGTTGTAAATATTCCGCCGAACTTCCGGCGGATGACATGCATAAGCAATCATGCTTCACTAAATGCATGACAACAGCGGCCGGAAACACCGCCGCGCCAGAGGCCGGCAATCTCTCGCGCGCCGGGAATCTCTTCCAACTCCTCCGCGACGGAAAGGCCCGCACCCGTGCTGAGCTCGCCGAAACCACCGGGTTGGCCCGGTCCACGGTGGCCTCACGCATTGACGCGCTCATTAACTCCGGGCTCGTCGGGACCGCCGGTGAAGCGACCTCCACAGGCGGCAGGCCGCCGTCGCGCATTGCCTTCAACCCGGCAGCGCGGGTGGTCCTTGCCGTCGACGTCGGAGCTACCCACGTGATTGTTGCCGTCACCGACCTCGGTGGCAACGTTTTGGCGGAGCGACGCTTGGGGCAGGAAGTCGCCGATGGTCCGGACGTGGTCCTGGGCCGCGTGGTGTCAGCGGGCCGGGAACTCCTGGCCGAAGCCGGCCGGGAACTTGGCGACCTTGCCGGGATGGGCATTGGACTGCCCGGCCCCGTTGAGCACGATTCCGGTCGACCGGTGAAGCCGCCCATCATGCCTGGCTGGGACGGATTCGACGTCGTCACTTACGTTCAGCGCTCCCTGCCCGTTCCCGTCCTGGTGGACAACGACGTCAACATCATGGCGCTCGGCGAACGGACCGCGTACTGGCCGGACCATGACAACTTCCTGTTCATCAAAGTGGCCACCGGCGTCGGCGCGGGCATCATCAGCAGCGGTCAGTTGCAGCGTGGTGCCAACGGCACAGCCGGCGACCTCGGCCACGTCCGTGTTCCGCGCGGCGACGACGTCCTCTGCCGTTGCGGCAATCACGGCTGCCTGGAGGCGCTCGCGTCAGGTCCCGCCGTCGCACGTCAACTGCAAGCGCAAGGTTTGGAAGCTTCCAACGGTGCT
This genomic interval from Paenarthrobacter aurescens TC1 contains the following:
- a CDS encoding putative HipA-like domains protein (identified by match to protein family HMM PF07804; match to protein family HMM PF07805), which gives rise to MAARIIRRVEVLVNESVAGVLDIETDALSPRERVAFTYADSWMSAAEAFEVSPELPLRRGPQRPTLGRELFGSFQDASPDDWGRKLLYEELRQQALIEGAGRIPPTGEAGYLLLVNDETRQGALRFRENGKFLSSWGRGAGIRDLKVLSEEARLFADTGEVREENSLLMGAGSSPGGAQPKAWVRDDDGSMLLAKFPKTSDVGNVQLWEMVAIRLQQRAGIRVAESRLMPLSEFSHIFLTRRFDRDGDRRIPYMSVRTALQLDTYSHPDYVKIASEVAHISAEPVQDANEMFSRAALIAMVNNTDDHMRNHGLLRTKRGWRLSPSFDVNPVPAGTSDTPLTPQGGLFDRDVRDLVDFSDAFRLTRDAAIARLQQVATAVSHWRDEALSLGAEPDSLAYMTKAFEGENAKRVASLAPAPAVLDMGGSSTIHRFLSP
- a CDS encoding putative domain of unknown function (DUF967) (identified by match to protein family HMM PF03928) — protein: MSESPRHAELSEQEEELVFASFDNHDAWRLGSLIANHAIASGFGVAIDIRRHNIVLFRCVLPGATSDQEEWIRRKSASVLRFEHSTALLSEQFSARGHSPLGGGWLAHEDYTLAGGSFPIRVRGAGVIGAITVSGLTSDEDHQMVVDGIRNYLKTVGA
- a CDS encoding oxidoreductase family, NAD-binding Rossmann fold domain protein (identified by match to protein family HMM PF01408; match to protein family HMM PF02894; match to protein family HMM PF03447), with amino-acid sequence MTLSNGTSDGTIRWGILGTGFIAGLQTKDLKENGFTVQAVGSRSLDSSKGFAEQYGIATAHGSYEELVADPLIDVVYIATPHPFHHANALLALNAGKHVLVEKSFTMNAREAQDIVDLAESKGLVALEAMWTRFLPHMIRIRDIIAAGTIGEVRKVVASHNQSLPQDPAHRLNDPALGGGALLDLGIYPISFAFDILGTPAAIRASATMSATGVDRQTAAIFDYDGGAQALVDCELDAASANRAMVIGTHGWIDIEHTWYNPVPFTVHAVDGSVVERYDQPVSSRGMQFQAAELERLIRAGETAGTILPPGETVAIMAAMDEIRRQIGLSYEADAVVEGK
- a CDS encoding conserved hypothetical protein (identified by match to protein family HMM PF01261; match to protein family HMM PF07582) encodes the protein MPRPYTLFTGQWADLPFEEVARLASGWGYDGLEIAVSGDHLDAWRWDEPGYVESKLAILEKYNLKVWAISNHLKGQAVCDDPIDFRHEAIVGSRVWGDGEPEGVRQRAAEEMKHTARLARALGVDTVVGFTGSSIWQYVAMFPPVPEKVIDAGYQDFADRWNPILDVFDEQGVRFAHEVHPSEIAYDYWTTVRTLEAIGHREAFGLNWDPSHFMWQGIDPVSFIWDFKDRIYHVDCKDTKLRPTGRNTVMGSHLPWGDPRRGWDFVSAGRGDVPWESSFRALTAIGYNGPISVEWEDAGMDRLHGAPEALASLKMFDFPASQTSFDAAFSSKD
- a CDS encoding putative myo-inositol 2-dehydrogenase (identified by match to protein family HMM PF01408; match to protein family HMM PF02894), with protein sequence MTISNSSPLGVAVIGYAFMGKAHSNAWRNVGSFFDVPAFEQKVLVGRDAGAVAEAAAKYGWAESATDWRAVLERDDIHIVDICAPGWMHAEIATAALAAGKHVLVEKPLANTIAEAEAMTAAAISARTQGVQSMIGFNYRRVPALALARELIAEGRLGTVRHIRAAYLQDWLSDAKSPMTWRLRKETAGSGALGDIASHAIDQILYLLDDPVTEVSGRLQTFVDQRPGADGLEDVTVDDAAWVNLTLASGAIASVEASRVATGQKNSLRLEIYGSLGSLTFDLENLNELKFMDTTVPVREQGFRRILVSEPEHPYLEAWWPQGHIIGWEHTFTHQIRDFLTAIATGVAPSPSFEDGLNIQQILAAVEESAAAKSSLIQLSARATSTATEGA
- a CDS encoding NADH-dependent dehydrogenase (identified by match to protein family HMM PF01408) → MSFAPSTRKGPVGVAVIGAGNISKQYLDNLTVFPDLKVLVIADLFVEAAEARAKEYGIPEFGAPELALNHPDVEIIVNLTIPAAHVEVATAAVNAGKHVWTEKPFSLDRESGLGLLKAADAAGIRLGTAPDTFLGAGLQTARRIIERGDIGTPLTGMTTFQTPGPESWHPNPAFLFQHGAGPLFDMGPYYLTALIQTFGSIRKVAAVGSSAKATRVIGSGPKAGEEFAVEVPTHVSAMAQFEGGQSSHSVFSFESPRLRMGFVEITGSEATLSLPDPNYFDGDLKLWRPGAEEPEIIPATGPANGRGLGVLDMARALRAGTAHRATGDLAYHVLDSMVSIAESVESGTFVDVTSNAPVSAALPEDWAPETATL
- a CDS encoding putative sugar phosphate isomerase/epimerase (identified by match to protein family HMM PF01261) — encoded protein: MSYSIQLYTLRDALQEDLPGTIKKVAEIGFTQVEPYNFVATAKELGAALKENGLTAPSGHAPLLSQDQDQIFAAAKELGITTVIDPFLPAEHWQDAETIQATAAKLNAAAKKGAEYGIRVGYHNHAWELESTIEGKTALEYFEGLLDPELVLEVDTYWVAVGGQDPVELLARLGDRVKLIHIKDGPGNTDTKAQQPAGQGTIPVLDVIAAAKSLEVGVVEFDDYSGDIFQGITESLQFLTAAASANAAEGTVSREAGA
- a CDS encoding putative transcriptional regulator, ROK family (identified by match to protein family HMM PF00480) translates to MHKQSCFTKCMTTAAGNTAAPEAGNLSRAGNLFQLLRDGKARTRAELAETTGLARSTVASRIDALINSGLVGTAGEATSTGGRPPSRIAFNPAARVVLAVDVGATHVIVAVTDLGGNVLAERRLGQEVADGPDVVLGRVVSAGRELLAEAGRELGDLAGMGIGLPGPVEHDSGRPVKPPIMPGWDGFDVVTYVQRSLPVPVLVDNDVNIMALGERTAYWPDHDNFLFIKVATGVGAGIISSGQLQRGANGTAGDLGHVRVPRGDDVLCRCGNHGCLEALASGPAVARQLQAQGLEASNGADVLRLVGEGNLQAIQALRQAGRDVGDVLATVVNLLNPSMIIIGGSVGEAGEHLVAGIREVVYRRSLPLATTHLRIGISIAGQRAAILGASHMVTQHVLSPAVIEATLQATG